A single region of the Streptomyces caelestis genome encodes:
- the qcrB gene encoding cytochrome bc1 complex cytochrome b subunit, protein MSTAQTRRKAPAGERVADWADGRLGIYSLAKANMRKIFPDHWSFMLGEICLYSFIIIILTGVYLTLFFHPSMNEVEYHGSYVPLQGQLMSEAFASTLDISFDVRGGLLIRQIHHWAAIIFLAGMFVHMMRVFFTGAFRKPREINWLFGFLLFVLGMFTGFTGYSLPDDLLSGTGVRFTQGAILSMPIVGTYISMFLFGGEFPGTDFVARFYSIHILLLPGIMLGLVVGHLILVFYHKHTQFAGPGRTNKNVVGMPLLPVYAAKAGGFFFLVFGVIAAIAGIATVNPIWVLGPYRPDQVSTGAQPDWYMGFAEGLVRAMPGWEIDFWGHTLVLGVFIPLVLFGLFLGIIALYPFIESWVTGDKREHHILDRPRNAPTRTAFGVAWVTGYMIMLIGGGNDIVATHFHLSINAVTWFVRIGFFAGPVIAFIITKRICLGLQRRDKEKVLHGRETGIIKRLPHGEFIEVHEPLSQEQMYTLTAHEQYKPAEIGPTVDENGVERKVKGSEKLRAKLSESYYGEGAQIPKPTTEEYREITSGHGHH, encoded by the coding sequence ATGAGCACTGCACAGACACGCCGCAAGGCACCCGCCGGAGAGCGGGTCGCCGACTGGGCCGACGGCCGCCTCGGGATCTACTCCCTGGCCAAGGCCAACATGCGCAAGATCTTCCCGGACCACTGGTCCTTCATGCTGGGTGAGATCTGCCTCTACAGCTTCATCATCATCATCCTGACGGGTGTGTACCTGACGCTGTTCTTCCACCCGTCGATGAACGAGGTGGAGTACCACGGCAGTTACGTCCCGCTCCAGGGGCAGCTGATGTCGGAGGCGTTCGCCTCCACCCTGGACATCAGCTTCGACGTGCGCGGCGGTCTGCTCATCCGGCAGATCCACCACTGGGCGGCGATCATCTTCCTCGCCGGCATGTTCGTGCACATGATGCGCGTGTTCTTCACCGGCGCGTTCCGCAAGCCGCGTGAGATCAACTGGCTGTTCGGCTTCCTGCTGTTCGTCCTGGGCATGTTCACCGGTTTCACCGGCTACTCGCTCCCGGACGACCTGCTCTCCGGCACCGGTGTCCGCTTCACCCAGGGCGCGATCCTGTCCATGCCGATCGTCGGCACGTACATCTCGATGTTCCTGTTCGGCGGGGAGTTCCCGGGTACCGACTTCGTCGCCCGGTTCTACTCGATCCACATCCTGCTGCTGCCGGGCATCATGCTCGGGCTCGTGGTCGGCCACCTGATCCTGGTCTTCTACCACAAGCACACGCAGTTCGCGGGTCCCGGCCGGACCAACAAGAACGTCGTCGGCATGCCGCTGCTGCCGGTCTACGCGGCCAAGGCCGGAGGCTTCTTCTTCCTGGTCTTCGGTGTCATCGCGGCCATCGCCGGCATCGCGACCGTCAACCCCATCTGGGTCCTGGGCCCCTACCGGCCCGACCAGGTGTCGACGGGTGCGCAGCCCGACTGGTACATGGGCTTCGCCGAGGGCCTGGTCCGGGCGATGCCGGGCTGGGAGATCGACTTCTGGGGTCACACCCTCGTCCTGGGCGTGTTCATCCCGCTGGTGCTGTTCGGTCTCTTCCTCGGGATCATCGCCCTCTACCCGTTCATCGAGTCGTGGGTCACCGGGGACAAGCGCGAGCACCACATCCTGGACCGGCCGCGCAACGCCCCGACGCGCACCGCCTTCGGTGTCGCCTGGGTCACCGGCTACATGATCATGCTGATCGGCGGTGGCAACGACATCGTCGCCACCCACTTCCACCTGTCGATCAACGCGGTCACCTGGTTCGTCCGGATCGGGTTCTTCGCCGGGCCGGTCATCGCGTTCATCATCACCAAGCGCATCTGCCTCGGCCTGCAGCGCCGGGACAAGGAGAAGGTGCTGCACGGCCGCGAGACCGGCATCATCAAGCGCCTGCCGCACGGTGAGTTCATCGAGGTGCACGAGCCGCTCAGCCAGGAGCAGATGTACACGCTCACGGCGCACGAGCAGTACAAGCCGGCCGAGATCGGCCCGACGGTCGACGAGAACGGTGTCGAGCGCAAGGTGAAGGGCTCCGAGAAGCTGCGCGCCAAGCTCAGCGAGTCCTACTACGGCGAGGGAGCCCAGATCCCGAAGCCGACCACCGAGGAGTACCGGGAGATCACGAGCGGCCACGGCCACCACTGA
- the qcrA gene encoding cytochrome bc1 complex Rieske iron-sulfur subunit, whose product MSSQEIPEENLPAEQSEQSAGHDEHGHGALSPADEKHPFADPGLPPHEHRIQDVDERAAKRSERAVALMFTMSMLATIAFIAAFVAIPVDKSVYIFPLGHISALNFALGMTLGIALFCIGAGAVHWARTLMSDVEIADERHPIEAEPEVREKVFADFKQGAKESALGRRKLIRNTMFGALTLVPLSGVVLLRDLGPLPEDKLRHTLWSKGKLLVNMNTNEPLRPSDVAVGSLTFAKPEGLEEHDHEFQNEIAKAALMIVRIQPENIKDKRELEWSHEGIVAYSKICTHVGCPISLYEQQTHHVLCPCHQSTFDLSDGARVIFGPAGHALPQLRIGVNDEGYLEALGDFEEPVGPAFWERG is encoded by the coding sequence ATGAGTAGCCAAGAGATTCCAGAAGAGAACCTGCCTGCCGAGCAGTCCGAGCAGTCCGCAGGACATGACGAGCACGGGCACGGGGCGCTGAGCCCCGCGGACGAGAAGCACCCGTTCGCCGACCCGGGCCTGCCCCCCCACGAGCACCGGATCCAGGACGTCGACGAGCGGGCCGCCAAGCGGTCCGAGCGCGCGGTCGCCCTGATGTTCACGATGTCGATGCTGGCCACCATCGCCTTCATCGCCGCGTTCGTGGCGATCCCGGTCGACAAGTCGGTCTACATCTTCCCGCTGGGCCACATCAGCGCGCTGAACTTCGCGCTGGGCATGACGCTCGGCATCGCGCTGTTCTGCATCGGCGCGGGCGCCGTCCACTGGGCCCGCACCCTGATGTCGGACGTCGAGATCGCCGACGAGCGGCACCCGATCGAGGCGGAGCCCGAGGTCCGCGAGAAGGTCTTCGCCGACTTCAAGCAGGGCGCCAAGGAGTCCGCGCTCGGCCGCCGCAAGCTGATCCGCAACACCATGTTCGGCGCCCTCACGCTGGTGCCGCTCTCCGGTGTCGTCCTGCTGCGCGACCTCGGTCCGCTGCCCGAGGACAAGCTGCGTCACACGCTCTGGTCCAAGGGCAAGCTGCTCGTGAACATGAACACGAACGAGCCGCTGCGTCCGTCGGACGTCGCGGTCGGTTCGCTGACCTTCGCCAAGCCCGAGGGCCTGGAGGAGCACGACCACGAGTTCCAGAACGAGATCGCCAAGGCCGCCCTGATGATCGTCCGGATCCAGCCGGAGAACATCAAGGACAAGCGCGAGCTCGAGTGGTCGCACGAGGGCATCGTCGCGTACTCGAAGATCTGCACCCACGTCGGCTGCCCGATCTCCCTGTACGAGCAGCAGACGCACCACGTGCTCTGCCCCTGCCATCAGTCCACCTTCGACCTCTCCGACGGTGCCCGAGTGATCTTCGGTCCCGCTGGTCACGCCCTGCCGCAGCTCCGCATCGGCGTGAACGACGAGGGCTACCTCGAGGCGCTCGGCGACTTCGAAGAGCCCGTCGGCCCTGCTTTCTGGGAGCGCGGATGA
- the qcrC gene encoding cytochrome bc1 complex diheme cytochrome c subunit, with protein sequence MKKLSARRRHPLAAVVVLLLALLFSGGLYAVFAPTSKAEADETAQSLTIEEGKKLYSVGCASCHGTGGQGTSDGPSLVGVGAAAVDFQVATGRMPAATSQGPQVPKKKNIYSQAEIDQLAAYIASLGAGPAIPTEEQYGPQGADIAKGGELFRTNCAQCHNFTGKGGALTHGKYAPDLEGVSPKHIYEAMQTGPQNMPSFPDTTLSEENKKDIIAYLDAVNSSKSESPGGLELGGLGPVSEGLFGWIFGLGGLIAVAVWVAARTAKAKKS encoded by the coding sequence GTGAAAAAGCTCTCCGCACGACGACGCCACCCGTTGGCGGCGGTCGTCGTCCTACTCCTCGCGCTGCTCTTCAGCGGGGGGCTGTACGCCGTGTTCGCACCCACGAGCAAGGCTGAGGCCGACGAAACCGCCCAGTCCCTCACCATCGAGGAGGGCAAGAAGCTCTACTCGGTCGGCTGCGCCAGTTGCCACGGCACCGGCGGTCAGGGCACCTCCGACGGGCCGAGCCTGGTGGGTGTGGGCGCCGCGGCCGTGGACTTCCAGGTGGCCACCGGCCGTATGCCGGCCGCCACCTCCCAGGGCCCGCAGGTCCCCAAGAAGAAGAACATCTACAGCCAGGCCGAGATCGACCAGCTCGCGGCCTACATCGCCTCGCTGGGCGCCGGGCCTGCCATCCCGACCGAGGAGCAGTACGGCCCCCAGGGCGCCGACATCGCCAAGGGCGGTGAGCTGTTCCGCACCAACTGCGCGCAGTGCCACAACTTCACCGGCAAGGGCGGTGCGCTGACGCACGGCAAGTACGCACCGGACCTCGAGGGCGTCAGCCCGAAGCACATCTACGAGGCCATGCAGACCGGCCCGCAGAACATGCCGTCCTTCCCCGACACCACGCTGTCGGAGGAGAACAAGAAGGACATCATCGCGTACCTGGACGCGGTCAACAGCAGCAAGTCCGAGAGCCCCGGCGGCCTCGAGCTCGGCGGCCTCGGGCCGGTCAGCGAGGGTCTGTTCGGCTGGATCTTCGGTCTCGGCGGGCTGATCGCCGTCGCCGTGTGGGTCGCCGCCCGGACCGCAAAGGCCAAGAAGTCATGA
- the ctaE gene encoding aa3-type cytochrome oxidase subunit III, with the protein MSVVATATTVETGHAHPSVNRPNLTSVGTIIWLSSELMFFAALFAMYFTLRSVTGPDHWKEMASHLNFPFSAANTTILVLSSLTCQLGVFAAERGDVKKLRMWFIVTFVMGAIFIGGQVFEYTELVKEAGLSLSSDPYGSVFYLTTGFHGLHVTGGLIAFLLVLGRTYAARRFTHEQATAAIVVSYYWHFVDVVWIGLFATIYMIK; encoded by the coding sequence ATGTCGGTCGTGGCGACAGCAACGACAGTAGAAACCGGGCACGCGCACCCGTCGGTCAACCGGCCGAACCTCACCAGCGTCGGAACCATCATCTGGCTGAGTTCCGAGCTGATGTTCTTCGCGGCCCTCTTCGCGATGTACTTCACCCTGCGATCGGTGACGGGTCCCGATCACTGGAAGGAGATGGCGAGCCATCTCAACTTCCCGTTCTCGGCGGCGAACACCACCATCCTGGTGCTCTCCTCGCTCACCTGCCAGCTCGGCGTCTTCGCCGCCGAGCGCGGTGACGTGAAGAAGCTGCGGATGTGGTTCATCGTCACCTTCGTGATGGGTGCGATCTTCATCGGCGGCCAGGTCTTCGAGTACACCGAGCTGGTCAAGGAGGCGGGCCTGTCCCTGTCCTCCGACCCGTACGGCTCGGTCTTCTACCTGACCACCGGCTTCCACGGCCTGCATGTGACGGGCGGTCTCATCGCCTTCCTGCTGGTCCTGGGCCGGACCTACGCGGCCCGGAGGTTCACCCACGAGCAGGCGACCGCCGCGATCGTCGTGTCCTATTACTGGCACTTCGTCGATGTCGTCTGGATCGGCCTCTTCGCCACGATCTACATGATCAAGTAG
- a CDS encoding response regulator transcription factor: protein MQPTATVLVYSDDSNTREQVRLATGRRPAPDVPLVEFVECATPGAVLKELDRGGIDVCVLDGEAVPMGGMGLCRQIKDEVFDCPPVLLLMGRPQDAWLATWSRAESAVTLPVDPVEFAAALASLLRSRAALNA, encoded by the coding sequence ATGCAGCCGACCGCCACGGTGCTGGTCTACAGCGACGACTCCAACACCCGCGAGCAGGTGCGGCTCGCCACGGGACGGCGGCCGGCGCCGGACGTTCCCTTGGTGGAGTTCGTGGAGTGCGCGACTCCGGGGGCGGTGCTCAAGGAGCTGGACCGGGGTGGGATCGACGTCTGTGTGCTGGACGGTGAGGCCGTGCCGATGGGGGGCATGGGGCTCTGCCGGCAGATCAAGGACGAGGTGTTCGACTGTCCGCCGGTGTTGTTGCTGATGGGGCGGCCGCAGGACGCGTGGCTCGCGACCTGGAGCCGGGCCGAGAGCGCGGTGACCCTGCCGGTGGATCCGGTGGAGTTCGCTGCTGCCCTGGCTTCCTTGTTGCGGTCGAGGGCGGCTTTGAACGCCTAG
- a CDS encoding L,D-transpeptidase translates to MSHTANSRPVVSCTLLVIALCAGVTACGSDGNPLSHHPYDAADQISFNAPTQGREKADPDKPLEVVAEDSDGRITDVTAHDAAGRYVAGELAADGSRWHSTSPLAANAGYTVRVSTEDENGAPGRKVLTFDTGRPTTQKRLDVTFGPKAGTYGVGQPITAELSRPVKDRAQRAVVERALKVSSMPATDGAWRWVDDKKLHYRPKDYWPAQATIQVRSNLEGIKIGDRMRGGKAKPLTINTADKVIAVTDAAAHQMTVYKNDKIVRQIPVTTGMPGYETRNGVKVVLAKEGTVRMTSASIGASDFYDLMVHHSVRVTNSGEYVHAAPWSVGSQGSANVSHGCTGMSTENAAWFYENVREGDIVKVINSAGDTMAPFGNGFGDWNLAWKQWRTGSALTAGTPEGPTAADRARLRPQSA, encoded by the coding sequence ATGAGCCACACAGCGAACTCCCGCCCCGTCGTCAGCTGCACGCTGCTGGTGATAGCCCTCTGCGCGGGCGTCACCGCCTGCGGCTCGGACGGCAACCCCCTCTCCCACCACCCCTACGACGCGGCGGACCAGATCTCCTTCAACGCCCCCACTCAGGGCCGCGAGAAGGCCGACCCGGACAAGCCCCTGGAAGTGGTCGCCGAGGACTCCGACGGGCGCATCACGGACGTCACGGCCCACGACGCCGCCGGACGCTACGTGGCGGGCGAACTCGCCGCCGACGGCAGCCGCTGGCACAGCACCTCACCGCTCGCCGCCAACGCCGGCTACACGGTCCGTGTGAGTACCGAGGACGAGAACGGGGCGCCCGGCCGCAAGGTCCTCACCTTCGACACCGGCAGGCCCACCACCCAGAAGCGCCTGGACGTCACCTTCGGCCCCAAGGCCGGCACCTACGGCGTCGGCCAGCCCATCACGGCCGAGCTGAGCCGGCCTGTCAAGGACCGGGCCCAGCGGGCCGTCGTCGAACGGGCCCTCAAGGTCTCCTCCATGCCCGCCACGGACGGCGCCTGGCGCTGGGTGGACGACAAGAAGCTCCACTACCGCCCCAAGGACTACTGGCCCGCACAGGCCACCATCCAGGTCCGCAGCAACCTGGAGGGCATCAAGATCGGCGACCGTATGCGGGGCGGCAAGGCCAAGCCCCTGACGATCAACACCGCCGACAAGGTCATCGCCGTCACGGACGCCGCGGCCCACCAGATGACCGTCTACAAGAACGACAAGATCGTCCGGCAGATCCCGGTCACCACGGGCATGCCCGGATACGAAACCCGCAACGGCGTCAAGGTCGTCCTGGCCAAGGAAGGCACCGTCCGCATGACCAGCGCCAGCATCGGCGCCTCGGACTTCTACGACCTGATGGTCCACCACTCCGTGCGGGTCACCAACAGCGGCGAGTACGTCCACGCCGCCCCCTGGTCCGTCGGCTCCCAGGGCTCCGCCAACGTCAGCCACGGCTGCACCGGCATGAGCACCGAGAACGCCGCGTGGTTCTACGAGAACGTCCGCGAGGGCGACATCGTCAAGGTCATAAACTCCGCGGGCGACACGATGGCCCCCTTCGGCAACGGCTTCGGCGACTGGAACCTCGCATGGAAGCAGTGGCGCACGGGCAGCGCCCTGACAGCCGGCACCCCGGAGGGCCCGACAGCAGCCGACAGAGCCCGTCTACGCCCGCAGAGCGCCTGA
- a CDS encoding cytochrome c oxidase subunit 4 — MKIQGQMFMWLSVFVLAMAVVYGVWSKEPAGTTALFLAFGLCIMVGFYLGFTAKRVDVGAQDNKEADVADDAGEVGFFSPHSWQPLSLAIGGALAFLAIAIGWWLMYFSLPIILIGVWGWVFEYYRGENRTQ; from the coding sequence GTGAAGATCCAGGGTCAGATGTTCATGTGGCTGAGCGTCTTCGTCCTCGCCATGGCGGTCGTCTATGGCGTGTGGTCGAAGGAGCCGGCCGGTACCACGGCCCTCTTCCTGGCCTTCGGCCTGTGCATCATGGTCGGCTTCTACCTCGGCTTCACGGCCAAGCGGGTCGACGTCGGTGCGCAGGACAACAAGGAGGCGGACGTCGCGGACGACGCCGGCGAGGTCGGGTTCTTCAGCCCGCACAGCTGGCAGCCGCTCTCCCTGGCCATCGGTGGCGCCCTCGCCTTCCTGGCCATCGCGATCGGCTGGTGGCTGATGTACTTCTCGCTGCCGATCATCTTGATCGGTGTCTGGGGCTGGGTCTTCGAGTACTACCGCGGTGAGAACCGCACCCAGTAA
- the ctaD gene encoding aa3-type cytochrome oxidase subunit I, giving the protein MSILNEPQGAAAAGSHYEDELPVRRQNRGSVVIKWLTTTDHKTIGTLYLVTSFAFFVIGGVMALFMRAELARPGLQIMSNEQFNQAFTMHGTIMLLMFATPLFAGFANWIMPLQIGAPDVAFPRLNMFAYWLYLFGSLIAVGGFLTPQGAADFGWFAYSPLSDAVRSPGIGADMWIMGLAFSGFGTILGSVNFITTIICMRAPGMTMFRMPIFTWNVLLTGVLVLLAFPVLAAALFALEADRKFGAHIFDSANGGALLWQHLFWFFGHPEVYIIALPFFGIISEVIPVFSRKPMFGYMGLIGATISIAGLSVTVWAHHMYVTGGVLLPFFSFMTFLIAVPTGVKFFNWIGTMWKGSLSFETPMLWATGFLITFTFGGLTGVILASPPMDFHVSDSYFVVAHFHYVVFGTVVFAMFSGFHFWWPKWTGKMLDERLGKITFWTLFIGFHGTFLVQHWLGAEGMPRRYADYLAADGFTALNTISTISSFLLGMSVLPFFYNVWKTAKYGKPVGVDDPWGYGRSLEWATSCPPPRHNFITMPRIRSESPAFDLHHPEIAALDALENVGHGEKAIAGGKEAGK; this is encoded by the coding sequence GTGAGCATCCTCAACGAACCCCAGGGTGCCGCGGCAGCAGGGTCCCACTACGAGGACGAGCTGCCGGTCAGGCGCCAGAACCGCGGCAGCGTGGTCATCAAGTGGCTGACGACGACGGACCACAAGACGATCGGCACGCTGTACCTGGTGACGTCGTTCGCGTTCTTCGTCATCGGTGGCGTGATGGCGCTGTTCATGCGCGCCGAGCTCGCCCGGCCCGGTCTGCAGATCATGTCGAACGAGCAGTTCAACCAGGCGTTCACGATGCACGGCACGATCATGCTGCTGATGTTCGCGACGCCGCTGTTCGCCGGTTTCGCGAACTGGATCATGCCGCTCCAGATCGGCGCGCCCGACGTGGCCTTCCCCCGGCTGAACATGTTCGCCTACTGGTTGTACCTGTTCGGCTCGCTCATCGCCGTCGGGGGCTTCCTGACCCCGCAGGGCGCGGCCGACTTCGGCTGGTTCGCCTACAGCCCGCTCTCGGACGCGGTCCGCTCCCCGGGCATCGGCGCCGACATGTGGATCATGGGTCTGGCCTTCTCCGGCTTCGGCACGATCCTCGGCTCGGTCAACTTCATCACCACGATCATCTGCATGCGCGCTCCGGGCATGACGATGTTCCGCATGCCGATCTTCACCTGGAACGTGCTGCTGACCGGTGTCCTGGTCCTGCTGGCCTTCCCGGTCCTGGCCGCGGCGCTGTTCGCCCTGGAGGCGGACCGCAAGTTCGGTGCCCACATCTTCGACTCCGCCAACGGCGGGGCGTTGCTGTGGCAACACCTCTTCTGGTTCTTCGGCCATCCAGAGGTGTACATCATCGCGCTGCCGTTCTTCGGCATCATCTCCGAGGTCATCCCGGTCTTCTCCCGTAAGCCGATGTTCGGTTACATGGGTCTGATCGGCGCGACGATCTCGATCGCGGGTCTGTCCGTGACGGTGTGGGCGCACCACATGTACGTCACCGGCGGTGTGCTGCTGCCGTTCTTCTCCTTCATGACCTTCCTGATCGCGGTCCCGACGGGTGTGAAGTTCTTCAACTGGATCGGCACGATGTGGAAGGGCTCGCTGTCCTTCGAGACGCCGATGCTGTGGGCGACCGGCTTCCTGATCACCTTCACCTTCGGTGGTCTGACCGGTGTCATCCTGGCCTCGCCGCCGATGGACTTCCACGTCTCCGACTCGTACTTCGTGGTGGCCCACTTCCACTACGTCGTCTTCGGCACCGTGGTGTTCGCGATGTTCTCCGGCTTCCACTTCTGGTGGCCGAAGTGGACCGGCAAGATGCTGGACGAGCGGCTCGGCAAGATCACCTTCTGGACGCTGTTCATCGGCTTCCACGGCACGTTCCTGGTCCAGCACTGGCTGGGTGCCGAGGGCATGCCGCGCCGGTACGCGGACTACCTCGCGGCCGACGGCTTCACCGCGCTGAACACGATCTCGACGATCAGCTCGTTCCTGCTCGGCATGTCGGTCCTGCCGTTCTTCTACAACGTCTGGAAGACGGCCAAGTACGGCAAGCCGGTCGGCGTCGACGACCCGTGGGGCTACGGCCGCTCCCTGGAGTGGGCGACCTCCTGCCCGCCGCCGCGGCACAACTTCATCACGATGCCGCGGATCCGCAGTGAATCCCCGGCGTTCGACCTGCACCACCCGGAGATCGCCGCTCTCGACGCGCTCGAGAACGTCGGTCACGGCGAGAAGGCCATCGCTGGTGGCAAGGAGGCCGGCAAGTGA
- the ctaC gene encoding aa3-type cytochrome oxidase subunit II, whose translation MSPNGSDRSPRRPMRRKLLQALTAGLVLATATGCSYNWEDFPRLGMPTPTTEEAPRILSLWQGSWAAALAVGVLVWGLILWSAFFHRRSRTKVEVPPQTRYNMPIEALYTVVPLVIVSVLFYFTARDESELLSLKKKPDVTVNVVGFQWSWCFNYIEPVAGSTGDAKKSPDLDAIPDRFKKDFPAGAGGVYDCGTPGTRNPQTNNPGPTLWLPKGKTVRFVLTSRDVIHSFWVVPFLMKQDVIPGHTNAFQVTPNKEGTFLGKCAELCGVDHSRMLFNVKVVSPERYEQHLKDLVDKQQTGYVPAGIAQTSHEKNRETNNL comes from the coding sequence GTGAGTCCCAACGGCTCCGACCGCTCGCCGCGGCGCCCGATGCGGCGGAAGCTGCTGCAGGCACTGACCGCGGGCCTGGTCTTGGCGACAGCCACCGGTTGCTCGTACAACTGGGAAGACTTCCCCCGCCTTGGTATGCCCACCCCGACCACGGAAGAGGCTCCGCGGATCCTCTCCCTGTGGCAGGGGTCCTGGGCGGCTGCGCTCGCCGTTGGCGTGCTGGTGTGGGGTCTGATCCTGTGGAGTGCTTTCTTCCACCGGCGCAGCCGCACCAAGGTCGAGGTACCTCCACAGACCCGGTACAACATGCCCATCGAGGCGCTGTACACCGTGGTCCCGCTCGTCATCGTCTCGGTGCTGTTCTACTTCACCGCTCGTGACGAGTCAGAGCTGCTCAGCCTCAAGAAGAAGCCCGACGTCACGGTCAACGTGGTCGGCTTCCAGTGGAGCTGGTGCTTCAACTACATCGAGCCGGTCGCCGGTTCCACCGGTGACGCCAAGAAGTCCCCGGACCTGGACGCGATCCCGGACCGGTTCAAGAAGGACTTCCCGGCAGGCGCCGGCGGCGTCTACGACTGCGGCACCCCCGGCACCCGGAACCCGCAGACCAACAACCCGGGTCCGACGCTCTGGCTCCCCAAGGGCAAGACCGTCCGCTTCGTCCTCACCTCGCGTGACGTCATCCACTCCTTCTGGGTGGTGCCGTTCCTGATGAAGCAGGACGTCATCCCGGGCCACACCAACGCCTTCCAGGTGACCCCCAACAAGGAGGGCACCTTCCTGGGCAAGTGCGCCGAGCTCTGCGGCGTCGACCACTCTCGGATGCTGTTCAACGTGAAGGTCGTCTCCCCCGAGCGCTACGAGCAGCACCTCAAGGACCTCGTGGACAAGCAGCAGACCGGTTACGTTCCCGCCGGCATCGCGCAGACGAGCCACGAGAAGAACCGGGAGACGAACAACCTGTGA
- a CDS encoding cysteine desulfurase/sulfurtransferase TusA family protein — protein MAYFDAASSAPLHPVARQALLASLDEGWADPARLYREGRRARMVLDAAREAAAEAVGCRADELVFVSSGTHAVHAGIAGALAGRRRVGRHLIVSAIEHSSVLHSAEVHEAAGGTVTQVPVDRGGAVDAAAYGDALRADTALACLQSANHEVGTEQPVAEVAEACRAAGVPLLVDAAQSLGWGPVEGDWSLLTASAHKWGGPAGVGLLAVRKGVRFAPQGPVDERESGRAAGFENIPAIVAAAASLRAVRAEAAEEALRLRELTERIRVRVPRAVPDVEVVGDPVRRLPGVVTFSCLYVDGETLLHELDREGFSVSSGSSCTSSTLTPSHVLRAMGVLSEGNVRVSLPLGVAEEEVERFLTVLPGAVASVREKLGAPVASEVAREENVLVVDSLGKRCPIPVIELAKVIGDVPVSGLVRVLSDDEAARLDIPAWCAMRNQEYVGEEPADKGTAYLIRRVS, from the coding sequence GTGGCTTACTTCGATGCTGCTTCCTCCGCTCCTCTGCATCCTGTTGCTCGTCAGGCGCTCTTGGCCTCGCTCGACGAGGGGTGGGCCGATCCTGCTCGGTTGTATCGGGAAGGGCGGCGGGCCCGGATGGTGCTGGATGCGGCGCGGGAGGCTGCTGCCGAGGCGGTGGGGTGCCGGGCGGACGAGCTGGTTTTCGTCTCGTCGGGGACTCACGCCGTGCATGCGGGGATCGCGGGGGCGCTGGCCGGGCGGCGGCGGGTCGGGCGTCACCTGATCGTGTCAGCGATCGAACATTCCTCCGTGCTGCACTCGGCAGAGGTGCACGAGGCGGCCGGCGGGACGGTCACTCAGGTGCCGGTCGACCGGGGCGGGGCGGTGGATGCGGCGGCGTACGGCGATGCCCTGCGCGCGGACACCGCACTGGCCTGTCTCCAGTCGGCCAACCACGAGGTGGGGACCGAGCAGCCGGTGGCCGAAGTGGCCGAGGCATGCCGGGCGGCGGGAGTGCCGTTGCTGGTGGACGCGGCGCAGTCGCTGGGGTGGGGGCCGGTGGAGGGTGACTGGTCGCTGCTCACGGCCAGTGCCCACAAGTGGGGTGGCCCGGCGGGGGTCGGCCTGCTCGCCGTCCGCAAAGGCGTTCGGTTCGCGCCGCAAGGGCCGGTGGACGAGCGCGAGTCGGGGCGGGCGGCCGGTTTCGAGAACATCCCGGCGATCGTGGCGGCTGCCGCGTCGCTCCGGGCCGTACGGGCCGAGGCGGCCGAGGAAGCCCTGCGGCTGCGGGAGCTGACGGAGCGGATCCGGGTACGGGTACCGCGGGCGGTGCCGGACGTCGAGGTGGTCGGCGACCCGGTACGCAGGCTGCCCGGGGTCGTCACCTTCTCGTGTCTCTATGTCGACGGGGAGACTCTGCTGCACGAGCTGGACCGGGAGGGTTTCTCTGTCTCGTCCGGTTCGTCCTGCACGAGCAGCACGCTGACGCCGAGCCATGTGCTCCGGGCGATGGGCGTGCTGAGTGAGGGGAACGTGCGGGTGTCGCTGCCGCTGGGGGTGGCTGAGGAGGAGGTGGAGAGGTTCCTGACCGTCCTCCCCGGAGCCGTGGCGTCGGTGCGGGAGAAGCTGGGGGCGCCGGTCGCCTCCGAGGTCGCCCGCGAGGAGAACGTCCTTGTCGTCGACTCCCTCGGCAAGCGCTGTCCGATTCCGGTGATCGAGCTGGCGAAGGTCATCGGCGACGTACCGGTGAGCGGCCTGGTCCGGGTGCTGTCGGATGACGAGGCGGCCCGCTTGGACATTCCGGCGTGGTGCGCGATGAGGAATCAGGAGTACGTCGGCGAGGAGCCGGCGGACAAGGGAACGGCGTACTTGATCCGCCGGGTGAGCTGA